From Blattabacterium cuenoti, the proteins below share one genomic window:
- the queA gene encoding tRNA preQ1(34) S-adenosylmethionine ribosyltransferase-isomerase QueA: protein MRTSNFEFDYPLDLLAKYPTKERDESRLMIIHRHNNKIEHKYFKDLHFYFEEGDTLILNNTKVFPARLFGNKEKTEAKIEVFLLRELDSSDRIWDVLVDPARKVRVGNKLNFGSGLTGEVIDNTTSRGRILQIHFNGTHEKLIKKIKELGKTPLPKYIKRLPEKIDEIRYQTIYAKIEGSVAAPTAGLHFSKHLLKKLEIKGINLVEITLHLGLSSFFPVEVEDISKHKMDSEKCFIKKDVCSIINNTIQQKKRICAVGTSSMRAIESSVSSNKNLNPFSGWTNKFIFPPYNFSIANTMITNFHMPKSTLLMMIAAFSGYDLIMKAYKIAIEEKYRFHSYGDSMLIL from the coding sequence GCAAAATATCCAACAAAAGAAAGAGACGAATCCAGATTAATGATTATTCATAGGCACAACAATAAAATTGAACATAAATATTTTAAAGATTTACATTTTTATTTCGAAGAAGGAGACACTCTTATTTTAAATAATACAAAAGTTTTTCCGGCAAGATTATTTGGAAATAAAGAAAAAACAGAAGCAAAAATAGAAGTTTTTTTACTCAGAGAATTAGATTCATCAGATAGAATTTGGGATGTTCTTGTTGATCCAGCAAGAAAAGTAAGAGTAGGAAATAAATTAAATTTTGGTTCTGGATTAACAGGAGAAGTTATAGACAATACCACTTCAAGAGGAAGAATTCTTCAAATTCATTTTAATGGAACACACGAAAAACTTATAAAAAAAATAAAGGAATTAGGAAAAACTCCTCTCCCAAAATATATTAAAAGACTACCAGAAAAAATTGACGAAATACGTTATCAAACTATTTATGCAAAAATAGAAGGATCAGTAGCTGCTCCTACAGCAGGGCTACATTTTTCAAAACATTTATTAAAAAAATTAGAAATTAAAGGAATAAATTTAGTAGAAATTACATTACATTTAGGATTGAGTAGTTTCTTTCCCGTAGAAGTAGAAGATATATCAAAACATAAAATGGATTCTGAAAAATGTTTTATAAAAAAAGATGTTTGCTCTATTATTAATAATACAATTCAACAAAAAAAACGTATATGTGCTGTAGGGACATCATCTATGCGTGCTATAGAAAGTTCAGTTTCTTCTAATAAAAACCTTAATCCATTTTCAGGATGGACAAATAAATTTATTTTTCCTCCTTATAATTTTAGTATAGCAAATACTATGATTACAAATTTTCATATGCCTAAATCTACCTTATTAATGATGATAGCAGCATTTTCCGGATATGATCTAATAATGAAAGCATACAAGATAGCTATAGAGGAAAAATATAGATTTCACTCTTATGGAGATTCCATGCTTATTTTATAA
- a CDS encoding polyprenyl synthetase family protein, whose amino-acid sequence MKSILNSIKKTIKKEMILFEKEFSILLESKIPLVNKITNYIIHRKGKEIRPMFVFLIAKMLGCIQKKTYHTAYIIELIHTATLVHDDVIDNSSLRRGSLSINAIWKNKKAVLIGDFLLSKSLLLATDNNYYDLLKIICKTIKNMSEGELLQMDKSEKLDITEKIYKQIIFYKTAGLISASCEGGALSVNAETKTIFQMKKFGELIGLAFQIRDDLFDYDELNNSGKPIGTDLKEKKITLPLIYAIRNASKNDQESILNSIKYYNNEKRNHIIYYVKKYGGIKYATKKMIQIRDSALKILNKYPESLEKESLKKMVYFVIERNI is encoded by the coding sequence ATGAAATCTATCCTAAATTCTATCAAAAAAACTATCAAAAAGGAAATGATTCTCTTTGAAAAAGAATTTTCAATTCTTTTAGAGAGTAAAATCCCCCTTGTAAATAAAATAACAAATTATATTATTCATAGAAAAGGAAAAGAAATACGTCCCATGTTTGTTTTTTTAATAGCAAAAATGCTTGGATGCATACAAAAAAAAACATATCATACCGCATATATAATAGAACTAATTCATACTGCTACTCTTGTTCATGATGATGTCATAGATAATAGTTCATTACGTCGAGGTTCTCTTTCAATCAATGCTATTTGGAAGAATAAAAAAGCCGTTTTAATAGGCGATTTTTTACTTTCTAAAAGCCTTTTATTAGCCACAGATAATAATTATTATGATTTACTAAAAATTATATGTAAAACCATCAAAAATATGAGTGAAGGAGAATTATTACAAATGGATAAATCGGAAAAATTAGACATTACAGAGAAAATATATAAACAAATTATTTTTTACAAAACTGCTGGTCTAATTTCTGCTTCTTGTGAAGGAGGAGCCTTATCAGTTAATGCTGAGACAAAAACAATATTTCAAATGAAAAAATTTGGAGAATTAATTGGTTTAGCATTTCAAATTCGAGACGATTTATTTGATTATGATGAATTAAATAATTCAGGAAAACCTATTGGTACTGATTTAAAAGAGAAGAAAATTACACTACCTCTTATATATGCTATTCGAAATGCTTCAAAAAATGATCAAGAATCAATCTTAAATTCCATAAAATATTATAATAATGAAAAAAGAAATCACATAATTTATTATGTTAAAAAATATGGAGGAATAAAATATGCAACAAAAAAAATGATACAAATACGTGATAGTGCTTTGAAAATATTAAATAAATATCCAGAAAGTTTAGAAAAAGAATCGTTAAAAAAAATGGTTTATTTTGTTATAGAAAGAAATATATAA
- the topA gene encoding type I DNA topoisomerase has product MKNNLVIVESPTKANTIQTFLNKDFYVVPSYGHLIDLPEKKIGIDIHKNFKPNYVILPKKRKIIQRLKELVKKFNTIWLASDEDREGEAIAYQIYKSLKIPSNKFRRIVFHEITKDAILHSIKHPRSINYNLVYAQQTRRILDRLVGFLLSPILWKKVNTGLSAGRVQSVAVRLIVEREKEIQKFKPISKFQISGFFSNENKEVFVAKLEKKIDSKKEMEKILLSCINSDFFVKNIVVKREKKTPPPPFTTSSLQQEASKVLNYSISKTMFLAQKLYEKGYITYMRTDSLHLSQSFLSEVKNHILFSYGKEYLSPKTFSSEKKFTQEAHEAIHPTNIKELLNDFEDLNQKRLYKMIWERSVIGQMTDSNLEIKNFYIQSSNLKDLENHSFIYINKTVIFDGFMKIKNQNFQKDNIPKIKKGTFLQKKEIIAKKIYTKHISRYNEASLVKNLERLGIGRPSTYVPIISTIQKRNYINKKKIIEVSKKNEIFILNENNIIIEKKEKIYEKEKDKFIPTEMGFITTDFLKENFQEILNFDFTANLEKDFDNIAKGELSFQEVIKNFYEKFHEKIEYVKKNVKKIHKERFLGIDPISNRKIFAKIARFGPILQMGEFKDKKKPKFSPLLSSKKIDTITFEEALKLLELPKSMGVFKENEIFLKMNKNNIYFEYGKNFFKVKEDIFFHSFDLKDAINMIEKNIN; this is encoded by the coding sequence ATGAAAAATAATTTAGTGATTGTTGAATCCCCTACTAAAGCTAATACTATTCAAACATTTCTTAATAAAGATTTTTATGTTGTTCCAAGTTACGGACATCTTATAGATCTTCCGGAAAAAAAAATAGGAATTGATATTCATAAAAATTTTAAACCAAATTATGTCATTCTTCCAAAAAAAAGAAAAATAATCCAGAGATTAAAAGAATTAGTTAAAAAGTTTAATACAATATGGTTAGCTTCAGATGAAGATAGAGAGGGTGAAGCTATTGCCTATCAGATTTATAAATCTCTAAAAATACCTTCTAATAAATTTAGAAGAATAGTTTTCCATGAGATTACAAAAGATGCTATTCTTCATTCTATAAAACATCCAAGATCAATAAATTATAACCTTGTTTATGCTCAACAAACTAGAAGAATTTTAGACAGATTAGTAGGTTTTCTATTATCTCCTATATTATGGAAAAAAGTTAACACTGGATTATCTGCAGGAAGGGTTCAATCCGTTGCAGTTAGACTTATAGTAGAACGTGAAAAAGAAATACAAAAATTTAAGCCAATTTCCAAATTTCAGATATCTGGATTTTTTTCAAATGAAAATAAAGAAGTTTTTGTCGCTAAACTAGAAAAAAAAATAGATAGTAAAAAAGAAATGGAAAAAATTTTATTATCATGTATTAATTCTGATTTTTTTGTAAAAAATATTGTTGTTAAAAGAGAAAAAAAAACACCTCCACCTCCTTTTACTACTTCATCTTTACAACAAGAAGCTTCTAAAGTATTGAATTATTCCATATCTAAGACTATGTTTTTAGCACAAAAATTATATGAAAAAGGATATATTACATATATGAGAACAGATAGTCTTCATTTATCTCAGTCTTTTTTATCGGAAGTAAAAAATCATATTTTATTTTCTTATGGAAAAGAATATTTATCTCCAAAAACTTTTTCATCTGAAAAAAAATTTACTCAAGAAGCTCACGAAGCAATCCATCCTACTAATATAAAAGAATTATTGAATGATTTTGAAGATTTAAATCAAAAACGTCTTTACAAAATGATATGGGAAAGGTCAGTTATAGGACAAATGACCGATTCAAATTTAGAAATAAAAAATTTTTATATTCAGTCTTCCAATCTAAAAGATTTAGAAAACCATTCTTTTATCTATATAAATAAAACCGTAATTTTTGATGGTTTTATGAAAATAAAAAATCAAAATTTTCAAAAAGATAATATTCCAAAAATTAAAAAAGGAACTTTTCTTCAGAAAAAAGAAATTATAGCAAAAAAAATATACACAAAACATATATCTAGATATAATGAAGCATCTTTGGTAAAAAATTTGGAAAGATTAGGAATAGGGAGACCATCTACTTATGTACCTATAATATCAACAATTCAAAAAAGAAATTATATAAATAAGAAAAAAATAATAGAGGTTTCCAAAAAAAATGAAATTTTTATTCTAAACGAAAATAATATTATTATTGAAAAAAAAGAAAAAATTTATGAAAAAGAAAAAGATAAATTTATTCCGACTGAAATGGGTTTTATTACTACTGATTTTTTGAAAGAAAACTTCCAAGAAATTTTAAATTTTGATTTTACTGCAAATTTAGAAAAAGATTTTGATAATATAGCTAAGGGAGAACTTTCTTTCCAAGAAGTGATTAAGAATTTTTATGAAAAATTTCATGAGAAAATAGAATACGTAAAAAAAAACGTAAAAAAAATACATAAAGAACGATTTTTAGGAATAGATCCAATATCTAATAGAAAAATATTTGCAAAAATAGCAAGATTTGGTCCCATTTTACAGATGGGAGAATTTAAAGATAAAAAAAAACCAAAATTTTCTCCATTGTTAAGTAGTAAAAAAATAGATACTATAACTTTTGAAGAAGCATTAAAATTACTTGAATTACCTAAATCTATGGGGGTCTTTAAAGAAAATGAAATTTTCTTAAAAATGAATAAGAACAATATTTATTTCGAATATGGTAAAAATTTTTTTAAAGTAAAAGAAGATATTTTTTTTCATTCTTTTGATTTAAAAGACGCTATAAATATGATAGAAAAAAATATCAAT